One genomic segment of Ricinus communis isolate WT05 ecotype wild-type chromosome 5, ASM1957865v1, whole genome shotgun sequence includes these proteins:
- the LOC8280552 gene encoding DNA repair protein UVH3 isoform X9: MKSSIAAEEDVISINTASTSAAAIPSEEEGNDEVEEMILPEICGKVDPTVLAALPPSMQLDLLVQMRERLIAENRQKYQKVKKAPEKFSELQIEAYLKTVAFRREIDHVQKAAAGNGVGGVQSSRIASEANREFIFSSSFTGDKQLLTSTGVQRNGNKQQQAPTMNPTFDSMNCVTSTSKSNAVSGSVQDEPRRVFDEDVETYLDENGRIRVSRVRAMGMRMTRDLQRNLDLMKEIEQERTHAIETAPSQSELTRDKIGSPKSFPSKKLHVESSHDKHSDSVKLNERNQQSMLNDEGSIQISFEADGRSKCLDSDDDVFTSLVAGQPVNIPSVDNITSRIQTSDSASDGDWEEGTIETRGNSSSNNLALETNPPLKEKNISDDSEVEWEDGGGDHENSSFPSESKMPASRGYMEEEADLQEAIRRSLEDLGGEIFNNTLSEHEKLKISDKNVYKDVGFLDQEDNTGGLILPEKDVTQQDQPFSEISATGKIDKVGQYDISQVFSSQSQLAFSEAHDPDNMDILTNKLYERDMGSNDGQPSRALNMEGSVCRGMSSAESAAPLETHVILKQFSETNVEDMGLSTSTKMRSGISNISKAAWSNVSFASSIDDDRNKVEAEPSVLVNEEKRPETYCQSVKITNPSTSIMEPSINLAIGTDVESKLAGEKNSGNLFNEKKQDMEKVVSNENLREDFSEVTLQEEILILGQERMNLGSEQKKLERNAESVSSEMFAECQELLQMFGLPYIIAPMEAEAQCAYMELANLVDGVVTDDSDVFLFGARNVYKNIFDDRKYVETYFMKDIERELGLTREKLIRMALLLGSDYTEGISGIGIVNAIEVVNAFPEEDGLEKFREWIYSPDPTILGKLDVRDGRSMRRKGESDSANNNVVDSFGKKVSESHKEEDSADHTQEIRQIFMDKHRNVSKNWHVPSSFPSEAVISAYMSPQVDKSTEPFTWGKPDLHVLRRICWEKFAWGVQKSDELLLPVLKEYNKHETQLRLEAFYTSNERFAKIRSRRIKKALKGITGYQSSEMMDDDVKDSSKSRKKRTIGPGESVDSEPDAALKREREGLFSDKTDSLEKSTTKRSRKRTAGQPVLTERENPGQHLQAEGRRKTHKGQCGDGRGKGRGRGRGRGRGRGKGSGIELSDSSYDYVSGDDDELEVRIEKSEGPQELRRSTRSRKPANYTLDGFKVDVDSAVDRGDKQSNESAAELDLFGVIGKSTDASSCLNGKEQHKVEDALPEDFSKDYLENGQHCLTDDNGSEPKYPGGASVSKDYLKMGGGFCMDESETCTDQDAAHSPSMPAFEEMADASNVSGSMEETDRGEGLLPLVCSIKRTLNDMQDGGKTNAHDAEPSTDCLNATDIGDHSEASLCLPETTGSKTIAPTLSAMPFLKRKRRN, encoded by the exons ATGAAAT CATCTATTGCGGCCGAGGAGGATGTGATTTCAATTAATACTGCCTCGACATCTGCTGCTGCAATTCCTTCTGAGGAGGAAGGCAATGATGAAGTTGAAGAAATGATACTG CCAGAAATCTGTGGGAAAGTTGATCCCACTGTCTTAGCAGCTCTGCCACCATCAATGCAACTCGATCTTCTTGTTCAG ATGAGAGAGAGATTGATTGctgaaaatagacaaaaatatcaaaaagtcAAGAAG GCACCTGAAAAATTTTCTGAGCTACAAATAGAGGCTTACCTGAAAACTGTTGCTTTCCGCCGGGAAATAGATCATGTGCAAAAAGCTGCAGCTGGGAATGGTGTCGGTGGTGTTCAGTCTTCACGAATAGCGTCCGAAGCCAATAGAGAATTTATCTTCTCTTCATCTTTTACAGGGGACAAACA ATTGTTGACGTCTACTGGAGTGCAGAGAAATGGAAATAAGCAACAACAGGCACCTACAATGAATCCTACTTTCGATTCTATGAATTGTGTTACGTCTACTAGTAAGTCAAATGCTGTTTCAGGATCAGTCCAGGATGAACCTAGAAGGGTATTTGATGAAGATGTTGAGACATATCTGGATGAAAATGGTCGTATTCGAGTTAGTAGAGTGAGAGCTATGGGGATGCGCATGACGCGTGATTTGCAAAGGAACTTGGatttaatgaaagaaattgaaCAAGAGAGAACACATGCGATTGAGACTGCACCTTCTCAGTCTGAGCTGACCAGAGATAAGATTGGTTCTCCAAAAAGCTTTCCCAGTAAAAAACTGCATGTAGAAAGTTCACATGACAAACATAGTGACTCTGTTAAACTGAACGAGAGAAATCAGCAGTCTATGTTAAATGATGAGGGTTCTATACAGATATCTTTTGAAGCTGATGGCAGAAGTAAGTGTCTTGACAGTGATGATGATGTATTTACCTCTTTAGTTGCTGGGCAACCTGTTAACATCCCTTCTGTTGACAATATTACATCAAGAATTCAGACTTCAGATTCTGCTTCAGATGGTGATTGGGAAGAAGGAACTATTGAAACAAGAGGTAATAGCTCTTCTAATAATTTGGCGTTAGAAACTAATCCCCCACTTAAGGAAAAAAACATTAGTGATGATAGTGAAGTAGAATGGGAAGATGGAGGTGGTGATCATGAAAATTCTTCATTCCCATCTGAATCAAAAATGCCGGCTTCCAGAGGTTATATGGAGGAAGAGGCTGATTTGCAAGAAGCAATAAGGAGAAGTCTTGAGGATCTTGGGGGTGAGATATTCAATAACACACTATCTGAgcatgaaaaattaaaaatctctGACAAAAATGTTTACAAGGATGTTGGGTTCCTTGATCAAGAAGACAATACTGGTGGGCTAATTCTGCCTGAGAAGGATGTGACCCAACAAGATCAACCTTTCTCTGAAATTTCGGCAACTGGAAAGATTGACAAGGTGGGTCAATATGATATCTCTCAGGTCTTTTCTTCACAGAGCCAGTTAGCGTTTTCTGAGGCACATGATCCTGATAACATGGACATCCtgacaaataaattatatgaaagAGATATGGGCTCAAATGATGGACAACCAAGTCGAGCTTTAAATATGGAGGGGAGTGTCTGCAGAGGAATGTCATCTGCAGAATCAGCTGCTCCCTTGGAAACCCATGTGATTTTAAAGCAATTTTCAGAAACTAATGTTGAGGATATGGGGCTATCTACCTCAACTAAGATGCGATCAGGAATTTCCAATATTTCTAAAGCAGCATGGAGTAATGTGTCTTTTGCTAGCTCAATTGATGATGATAGAAATAAAGTAGAAGCAGAACCATCTGTATTGGTCAATGAGGAAAAAAGACCCGAAACATATTGTCAATCAGTTAAGATAACCAACCCTTCAACATCTATTATGGAGCCATCCATAAATTTGGCAATTGGCACTGATGTTGAGTCGAAGTTGGCTGGAGAAAAAAATTCTGGTAATCTATTTAATGAAAAGAAGCAGGACATGGAAAAAGTTGTGAGCAATGAGAATCTAAGGGAGGATTTCTCAGAGGTCACTTTGCAGGAGGAAATACTGATTCTTGGTCAAGAAAGAATGAATCTAGGATCTGAACAGAAGAAGCTTGAACGCAATGCAGAATCAGTTAGCAGTGAGATGTTTGCTGAATGTCAA GAACTGTTGCAGATGTTTGGCTTACCATATATCATAGCACCAATGGAAGCAGAGGCTCAATGTGCTTACATGGAACTTGCAAATCTTGTTGATGGTGTTGTGACTGATGACTCTGATGTGTTCTTATTTGGGGCCCGAAATGTCTACAAGAACATTTTTGATGACCGCAAATATGTTGAGACATACTTCATGAAG GATATTGAAAGAGAGCTAGGCTTAAccagagaaaaattaattcGAATGGCGTTACTTCTTGGGAGTGATTATACTGAGGGCATTAG TGGGATTGGTATTGTTAATGCTATTGAGGTCGTGAATGCATTCCCGGAAGAGGATGGCCTTGAGAAATTCCGGGAATGGATCTACTCACCAGATCCGACTATTTTGGGGAAGCTGGATGTGCGCGATGGTAGAAGTATGAGAAGAAAAGGCGAGTCAGATTCTGCAAATAACAATGTAGTTGATTCATTTGGGAAGAAAGTCTCAGAATCTCACAAGGAAGAAGATTCTGCAGATCACACTCAAGAAATAAGGCAGATTTTCATGGATAAACAT AGAAATGTAAGCAAGAACTGGCAtgttccttcttcttttccaAGTGAAGCAGTCATTTCTGCGTATATGTCTCCACAAGTGGACAAATCAACTGAGCCTTTCACATGGGGGAAACCAGATCTTCATGTTCTTCGCAG AATATGCTGGGAAAAGTTTGCATGGGGCGTCCAAAAGTCAGATGAGTTGCTATTACCTGTTCTGAAAGAGTACAATAAACATGAG ACTCAACTGCGGCTGGAAGCATTTTACACTTCCAACGAAAGATTTGCAAAAATTCGCAGTAGGAGAATCAAGAAAGCCCTTAAAGGGATCACAGGATATCAATCCTCAGAGATGATGGATGATGATGTGAAAGATTCTTCTAAaagtagaaagaaaagaacaattgGGCCTGGTGAATCTGTCGACTCCGAACCAGATGCGGCTTTAAAGAGAGAAAGGGAAGGTCTTTTCAGTGATAAGACAGACTCCTTGGAAAAATCTACTACAAAGCGGTCTAGGAAAAGGACTGCTGGACAACCTGTTTTGACTGAAAGGGAGAATCCGGGACAGCACTTGCAGGCAGAGGGTAGGCGAAAGACCCATAAAGGACAATGTGGGGATGGAAGAGGTAAAGGAAGAGGGAGAGGCCGCGGAAGAGGGAGAGGAAGGGGAAAAGGCAGTGGAATTGAACTATCTGATTCCAGCTATGATTATGTCAgtggtgatgatgatgagctGGAAGTTCGTATTGAGAAGTCAGAAGGGCCACAAGAATTACGAAGG TCAACGCGCTCGAGGAAACCTGCAAATTACACTCTGGATGGCTTCAAAGTTGATGTAGACAGCGCTGTAGATCGAGGTGATAAACAGTCTAATGAATCAGCGGCAGAACTAGACTTATTTGGAGTTATAGGGAAAAGTACAGATGCCAGTAGTTGCCTCAATGGCAAGGAACAGCATAAAGTGGAAGACGCACTACCTGAGGACTTCTCTAAAGATTATCTTGAAAATGGACAGCATTGTTTGACTGATGATAATGGAAGTGAGCCTAAATATCCAGGTGGAGCTAGTGTCTCTAAAGATTACCTTAAAATGGGAGGTGGGTTTTGCATGGATGAAAGTGAGACATGCACCGACCAAGATGCTGCCCATAGCCCATCTATGCCTGCTTTCGAGGAAATGGCTGATGCTTCCAACGTCTCTGGAAGTATGGAAGAAACTGATAGGGGTGAGGGTTTGCTGCCATTAGTTTGTAGCATCAAAAGAACTTTGAATGATATGCAAGATGGAGGAAAGACAAACGCACATGATGCTGAGCCGAGTACGGATTGTCTAAATGCAACAGACATCGGTGATCATTCCGAAGCCAGTCTGTGTCTGCCAGAAACCACTGGGAGTAAAACCATAGCTCCCACGCTCAGTGCGATGCCTTTTCTGAAAAGAAAACGGAGGAACTGA
- the LOC8280552 gene encoding DNA repair protein UVH3 isoform X6: MMRMWRIMIRKSWMKCWQHLLQLRTKGALVTLHQHLLFRIRSQKWMEVLIQLSWFLCLHPCKMFLYMRERLTVDKKKHDQGANKDIGKQNEDHTSNGNVKEVLIDLIDMERTDLERDDVVAESYNQEKLDEMLAASIAAEEDVISINTASTSAAAIPSEEEGNDEVEEMILPEICGKVDPTVLAALPPSMQLDLLVQMRERLIAENRQKYQKVKKAPEKFSELQIEAYLKTVAFRREIDHVQKAAAGNGVGGVQSSRIASEANREFIFSSSFTGDKQLLTSTGVQRNGNKQQQAPTMNPTFDSMNCVTSTSKSNAVSGSVQDEPRRVFDEDVETYLDENGRIRVSRVRAMGMRMTRDLQRNLDLMKEIEQERTHAIETAPSQSELTRDKIGSPKSFPSKKLHVESSHDKHSDSVKLNERNQQSMLNDEGSIQISFEADGRSKCLDSDDDVFTSLVAGQPVNIPSVDNITSRIQTSDSASDGDWEEGTIETRGNSSSNNLALETNPPLKEKNISDDSEVEWEDGGGDHENSSFPSESKMPASRGYMEEEADLQEAIRRSLEDLGGEIFNNTLSEHEKLKISDKNVYKDVGFLDQEDNTGGLILPEKDVTQQDQPFSEISATGKIDKVGQYDISQVFSSQSQLAFSEAHDPDNMDILTNKLYERDMGSNDGQPSRALNMEGSVCRGMSSAESAAPLETHVILKQFSETNVEDMGLSTSTKMRSGISNISKAAWSNVSFASSIDDDRNKVEAEPSVLVNEEKRPETYCQSVKITNPSTSIMEPSINLAIGTDVESKLAGEKNSGNLFNEKKQDMEKVVSNENLREDFSEVTLQEEILILGQERMNLGSEQKKLERNAESVSSEMFAECQELLQMFGLPYIIAPMEAEAQCAYMELANLVDGVVTDDSDVFLFGARNVYKNIFDDRKYVETYFMKDIERELGLTREKLIRMALLLGSDYTEGISGIGIVNAIEVVNAFPEEDGLEKFREWIYSPDPTILGKLDVRDGRSMRRKGESDSANNNVVDSFGKKVSESHKEEDSADHTQEIRQIFMDKHRNVSKNWHVPSSFPSEAVISAYMSPQVDKSTEPFTWGKPDLHVLRRICWEKFAWGVQKSDELLLPVLKEYNKHETQLRLEAFYTSNERFAKIRSRRIKKALKGITGYQSSEMMDDDVKDSSKSRKKRTIGPGESVDSEPDAALKREREGLFSDKTDSLEKSTTKRSRKRTAGQPVLTERENPGQHLQAEGRRKTHKGQCGDGRGKGRGRGRGRGRGRGKGSGIELSDSSYDYVSGDDDELEVRIEKSEGPQELRRSTRSRKPANYTLDGFKVDVDSAVDRGDKQSNESAAELDLFGVIGKSTDASSCLNGKEQHKVEDALPEDFSKDYLENGQHCLTDDNGSEPKYPGGASVSKDYLKMGGGFCMDESETCTDQDAAHSPSMPAFEEMADASNVSGSMEETDRGEGLLPLVCSIKRTLNDMQDGGKTNAHDAEPSTDCLNATDIGDHSEASLCLPETTGSKTIAPTLSAMPFLKRKRRN, translated from the exons ATGATGAGGATGTGGAGAATTATGATCAGGAAATCTTGGATGAAAT GTTGGCAGCATCTATTGCAGCTGAGGACGAAAGGCGCTTTAGTAACACTGCATCAGCATCTGCTGTTCAGGATCCGGAG ccAGAAATGGATGGAAGTGTTGATCCAGCTATCTTGGTTTCTTTGCCTCCATCCATGCAAGATGTTCTTGTAT ATGCGAGAGAGGTTGACGGtggataaaaaaaaacatgatcAAGGAGCCAATAAG GATATTGGAAAACAGAATGAGGATCACACGAGTAATGGAAATGTTAAGGAGGTCTTGATAGATCTAATAGACATGGAAAGGACTGATTTAGAGAGGGATGATGTGGTAGCAGAGAGTTACAACCAGGAAAAGCTAGATGAAAT GTTGGCAGCATCTATTGCGGCCGAGGAGGATGTGATTTCAATTAATACTGCCTCGACATCTGCTGCTGCAATTCCTTCTGAGGAGGAAGGCAATGATGAAGTTGAAGAAATGATACTG CCAGAAATCTGTGGGAAAGTTGATCCCACTGTCTTAGCAGCTCTGCCACCATCAATGCAACTCGATCTTCTTGTTCAG ATGAGAGAGAGATTGATTGctgaaaatagacaaaaatatcaaaaagtcAAGAAG GCACCTGAAAAATTTTCTGAGCTACAAATAGAGGCTTACCTGAAAACTGTTGCTTTCCGCCGGGAAATAGATCATGTGCAAAAAGCTGCAGCTGGGAATGGTGTCGGTGGTGTTCAGTCTTCACGAATAGCGTCCGAAGCCAATAGAGAATTTATCTTCTCTTCATCTTTTACAGGGGACAAACA ATTGTTGACGTCTACTGGAGTGCAGAGAAATGGAAATAAGCAACAACAGGCACCTACAATGAATCCTACTTTCGATTCTATGAATTGTGTTACGTCTACTAGTAAGTCAAATGCTGTTTCAGGATCAGTCCAGGATGAACCTAGAAGGGTATTTGATGAAGATGTTGAGACATATCTGGATGAAAATGGTCGTATTCGAGTTAGTAGAGTGAGAGCTATGGGGATGCGCATGACGCGTGATTTGCAAAGGAACTTGGatttaatgaaagaaattgaaCAAGAGAGAACACATGCGATTGAGACTGCACCTTCTCAGTCTGAGCTGACCAGAGATAAGATTGGTTCTCCAAAAAGCTTTCCCAGTAAAAAACTGCATGTAGAAAGTTCACATGACAAACATAGTGACTCTGTTAAACTGAACGAGAGAAATCAGCAGTCTATGTTAAATGATGAGGGTTCTATACAGATATCTTTTGAAGCTGATGGCAGAAGTAAGTGTCTTGACAGTGATGATGATGTATTTACCTCTTTAGTTGCTGGGCAACCTGTTAACATCCCTTCTGTTGACAATATTACATCAAGAATTCAGACTTCAGATTCTGCTTCAGATGGTGATTGGGAAGAAGGAACTATTGAAACAAGAGGTAATAGCTCTTCTAATAATTTGGCGTTAGAAACTAATCCCCCACTTAAGGAAAAAAACATTAGTGATGATAGTGAAGTAGAATGGGAAGATGGAGGTGGTGATCATGAAAATTCTTCATTCCCATCTGAATCAAAAATGCCGGCTTCCAGAGGTTATATGGAGGAAGAGGCTGATTTGCAAGAAGCAATAAGGAGAAGTCTTGAGGATCTTGGGGGTGAGATATTCAATAACACACTATCTGAgcatgaaaaattaaaaatctctGACAAAAATGTTTACAAGGATGTTGGGTTCCTTGATCAAGAAGACAATACTGGTGGGCTAATTCTGCCTGAGAAGGATGTGACCCAACAAGATCAACCTTTCTCTGAAATTTCGGCAACTGGAAAGATTGACAAGGTGGGTCAATATGATATCTCTCAGGTCTTTTCTTCACAGAGCCAGTTAGCGTTTTCTGAGGCACATGATCCTGATAACATGGACATCCtgacaaataaattatatgaaagAGATATGGGCTCAAATGATGGACAACCAAGTCGAGCTTTAAATATGGAGGGGAGTGTCTGCAGAGGAATGTCATCTGCAGAATCAGCTGCTCCCTTGGAAACCCATGTGATTTTAAAGCAATTTTCAGAAACTAATGTTGAGGATATGGGGCTATCTACCTCAACTAAGATGCGATCAGGAATTTCCAATATTTCTAAAGCAGCATGGAGTAATGTGTCTTTTGCTAGCTCAATTGATGATGATAGAAATAAAGTAGAAGCAGAACCATCTGTATTGGTCAATGAGGAAAAAAGACCCGAAACATATTGTCAATCAGTTAAGATAACCAACCCTTCAACATCTATTATGGAGCCATCCATAAATTTGGCAATTGGCACTGATGTTGAGTCGAAGTTGGCTGGAGAAAAAAATTCTGGTAATCTATTTAATGAAAAGAAGCAGGACATGGAAAAAGTTGTGAGCAATGAGAATCTAAGGGAGGATTTCTCAGAGGTCACTTTGCAGGAGGAAATACTGATTCTTGGTCAAGAAAGAATGAATCTAGGATCTGAACAGAAGAAGCTTGAACGCAATGCAGAATCAGTTAGCAGTGAGATGTTTGCTGAATGTCAA GAACTGTTGCAGATGTTTGGCTTACCATATATCATAGCACCAATGGAAGCAGAGGCTCAATGTGCTTACATGGAACTTGCAAATCTTGTTGATGGTGTTGTGACTGATGACTCTGATGTGTTCTTATTTGGGGCCCGAAATGTCTACAAGAACATTTTTGATGACCGCAAATATGTTGAGACATACTTCATGAAG GATATTGAAAGAGAGCTAGGCTTAAccagagaaaaattaattcGAATGGCGTTACTTCTTGGGAGTGATTATACTGAGGGCATTAG TGGGATTGGTATTGTTAATGCTATTGAGGTCGTGAATGCATTCCCGGAAGAGGATGGCCTTGAGAAATTCCGGGAATGGATCTACTCACCAGATCCGACTATTTTGGGGAAGCTGGATGTGCGCGATGGTAGAAGTATGAGAAGAAAAGGCGAGTCAGATTCTGCAAATAACAATGTAGTTGATTCATTTGGGAAGAAAGTCTCAGAATCTCACAAGGAAGAAGATTCTGCAGATCACACTCAAGAAATAAGGCAGATTTTCATGGATAAACAT AGAAATGTAAGCAAGAACTGGCAtgttccttcttcttttccaAGTGAAGCAGTCATTTCTGCGTATATGTCTCCACAAGTGGACAAATCAACTGAGCCTTTCACATGGGGGAAACCAGATCTTCATGTTCTTCGCAG AATATGCTGGGAAAAGTTTGCATGGGGCGTCCAAAAGTCAGATGAGTTGCTATTACCTGTTCTGAAAGAGTACAATAAACATGAG ACTCAACTGCGGCTGGAAGCATTTTACACTTCCAACGAAAGATTTGCAAAAATTCGCAGTAGGAGAATCAAGAAAGCCCTTAAAGGGATCACAGGATATCAATCCTCAGAGATGATGGATGATGATGTGAAAGATTCTTCTAAaagtagaaagaaaagaacaattgGGCCTGGTGAATCTGTCGACTCCGAACCAGATGCGGCTTTAAAGAGAGAAAGGGAAGGTCTTTTCAGTGATAAGACAGACTCCTTGGAAAAATCTACTACAAAGCGGTCTAGGAAAAGGACTGCTGGACAACCTGTTTTGACTGAAAGGGAGAATCCGGGACAGCACTTGCAGGCAGAGGGTAGGCGAAAGACCCATAAAGGACAATGTGGGGATGGAAGAGGTAAAGGAAGAGGGAGAGGCCGCGGAAGAGGGAGAGGAAGGGGAAAAGGCAGTGGAATTGAACTATCTGATTCCAGCTATGATTATGTCAgtggtgatgatgatgagctGGAAGTTCGTATTGAGAAGTCAGAAGGGCCACAAGAATTACGAAGG TCAACGCGCTCGAGGAAACCTGCAAATTACACTCTGGATGGCTTCAAAGTTGATGTAGACAGCGCTGTAGATCGAGGTGATAAACAGTCTAATGAATCAGCGGCAGAACTAGACTTATTTGGAGTTATAGGGAAAAGTACAGATGCCAGTAGTTGCCTCAATGGCAAGGAACAGCATAAAGTGGAAGACGCACTACCTGAGGACTTCTCTAAAGATTATCTTGAAAATGGACAGCATTGTTTGACTGATGATAATGGAAGTGAGCCTAAATATCCAGGTGGAGCTAGTGTCTCTAAAGATTACCTTAAAATGGGAGGTGGGTTTTGCATGGATGAAAGTGAGACATGCACCGACCAAGATGCTGCCCATAGCCCATCTATGCCTGCTTTCGAGGAAATGGCTGATGCTTCCAACGTCTCTGGAAGTATGGAAGAAACTGATAGGGGTGAGGGTTTGCTGCCATTAGTTTGTAGCATCAAAAGAACTTTGAATGATATGCAAGATGGAGGAAAGACAAACGCACATGATGCTGAGCCGAGTACGGATTGTCTAAATGCAACAGACATCGGTGATCATTCCGAAGCCAGTCTGTGTCTGCCAGAAACCACTGGGAGTAAAACCATAGCTCCCACGCTCAGTGCGATGCCTTTTCTGAAAAGAAAACGGAGGAACTGA